A genomic region of Nostoc sp. UHCC 0702 contains the following coding sequences:
- a CDS encoding methyltransferase domain-containing protein yields MSHLLIPNNDWDSNLYDKHAFVWQYGEDLLKLLNPKPGESILDLGCGTGQLTEKIALAGAEVMGIDNAPAMIEKARQNYPHLRFEVADARNFHLKQPLDAVFSNAALHWVKQADAAIASIHQALKSRGRFVAEFGGKGNVQAIVKALHTALTEINFPAESLNPWYFPSIGEYASLLEQQGFDVTYAIMFHRPTPLAEGEAGIKNWIEMFASSFLAGLSTEQQIQLTRTVEKLLKPTLYTEGIWTADYRRIRIIAIKV; encoded by the coding sequence ATGAGTCATCTTTTGATACCCAATAATGATTGGGATAGTAATCTTTATGATAAACACGCCTTCGTGTGGCAATATGGCGAAGACTTGCTGAAATTACTCAACCCCAAACCAGGAGAATCTATTTTAGATTTAGGTTGTGGTACTGGGCAACTGACAGAAAAAATTGCCTTAGCTGGGGCTGAAGTCATGGGAATTGATAACGCACCCGCAATGATTGAGAAGGCTAGACAAAACTATCCTCATTTGCGCTTTGAGGTTGCTGATGCTCGCAACTTTCACCTGAAACAGCCGTTAGATGCTGTATTTTCCAATGCTGCTCTGCATTGGGTAAAACAAGCAGATGCAGCGATCGCTTCCATACATCAGGCATTAAAATCAAGAGGGCGTTTCGTAGCCGAGTTTGGTGGCAAAGGGAATGTACAGGCGATCGTCAAAGCTTTGCATACCGCATTGACAGAAATAAATTTCCCCGCAGAATCACTTAATCCCTGGTATTTTCCTAGTATTGGTGAGTACGCCAGCCTACTGGAACAGCAAGGGTTTGATGTCACCTATGCCATTATGTTTCACCGTCCCACTCCCTTAGCTGAGGGAGAAGCAGGTATCAAAAACTGGATTGAGATGTTCGCTAGCAGTTTCCTAGCTGGACTGTCTACTGAGCAACAAATCCAACTAACTCGCACTGTTGAAAAGCTCCTCAAGCCAACACTTTATACAGAAGGTATTTGGACAGCCGACTACCGACGAATTCGCATCATTGCCATCAAAGTTTAA
- a CDS encoding U32 family peptidase, producing MKSDRSSSLPSLQRPEILAPAGNWECAKAAVENGADAIYFGLDKFNARMRAQNFTEADLPELMTFLHLRGVKGYVTVNTLIFPKELAQAQQYLRTIIAAGVDAVIVQDVGICRLIRHLSPDFPIHASTQMTITSAAGVEFAKSLGCQLVVLARECSLKEINKIQQQIAQQNTSLPLEVFVHGALCVAYSGQCLTSEALGGRSANRGECAQACRMPYELIADGEVVDLGNRKYLLSPQDLAGLEVLPDLVKSGVTSLKIEGRLKAPEYVANVTRIYRQALDRVMAELEKPNPLTPFPAREGGINTSVSSSGRGQINSEHYNLEMAFSRGLYTGWFAGINNQQLVHAHFGKKRGVYLGEVTRIRNEQITVRLEAPVKPGDGIVFDCGHPEAKEEGGRVYGVVHKGKEALLTFGRSDLNLRRLHVGDKVWKTSDPELDKQLRQSFAGDNPQFQRPIDLEVYGEVGQPLIAIARDQFGNIVQVESVISLVEAHTKPLNQDRLQEQLGRLGNTPFSLGTLTNHLSGTVMLPVSELNRMRREIVTQLEELRSQPKRWQLRSDVSFQDLLPSSSPSSPSSPSLIVLVRNLKQLQAALQTGVETLYCEFEDPRAYREAVQMVHQHRHYSSLPTIWVAPPRIIKPGENWILQQVRASKADGYLVRNYDQLQFFAADRCVGDFSLNVANPLTADYFQQHFALERLTASYDLNITQLEDLLTSCPPDWFEVTIHQHMPMFHMEHCVFCAFLSTGTDYTNCGRPCEKHEVKLSDRVGSQHVLQADAGCRNTVFNGTAQTGAEYVQRLIELGLRYFRIEFVNETPEQVKKTIQRYHQLLQGEITGSQLWRELKLQNQLGVTRGPLGVSALR from the coding sequence ATGAAAAGCGATCGCTCCTCTTCCCTACCCTCTCTTCAACGTCCTGAAATACTCGCGCCAGCAGGTAACTGGGAATGTGCCAAAGCTGCTGTGGAAAACGGGGCAGATGCGATTTACTTTGGTTTGGATAAATTCAACGCCAGAATGCGGGCGCAAAACTTCACTGAGGCGGACTTACCTGAATTGATGACATTCCTGCATCTTCGCGGTGTCAAAGGCTATGTTACCGTTAATACCCTCATCTTTCCCAAAGAACTAGCGCAAGCACAACAATATCTCCGTACAATTATCGCTGCTGGTGTGGATGCAGTGATTGTTCAGGATGTGGGTATCTGCCGTCTCATCCGTCACCTTTCACCAGATTTTCCTATCCATGCTTCTACGCAGATGACTATCACTAGTGCGGCTGGGGTGGAATTTGCTAAGTCCCTCGGTTGTCAGTTGGTAGTACTAGCCCGTGAATGTTCCCTCAAGGAAATTAATAAAATTCAACAGCAAATTGCCCAACAGAATACTTCCCTACCGCTGGAAGTCTTCGTTCACGGTGCTTTGTGCGTGGCATATTCTGGTCAGTGTTTGACAAGTGAAGCTTTAGGAGGACGTTCTGCCAATAGAGGCGAATGCGCCCAAGCTTGCCGGATGCCCTACGAGTTAATCGCTGATGGGGAAGTTGTAGATTTAGGAAATCGCAAATATTTACTCAGTCCGCAAGACCTAGCGGGGTTAGAAGTACTACCCGATTTGGTAAAGTCAGGAGTAACCAGCCTCAAAATTGAAGGTCGTTTAAAAGCACCAGAGTATGTGGCTAATGTCACCCGTATTTATCGGCAAGCCTTAGATCGGGTGATGGCAGAATTGGAAAAACCTAACCCCCTAACCCCCTTCCCTGCGAGGGAAGGGGGAATTAATACTTCTGTCTCCAGTTCGGGGAGAGGTCAAATCAATTCAGAACACTACAACTTGGAGATGGCATTTTCTCGCGGACTCTACACTGGTTGGTTTGCTGGGATTAATAATCAACAACTGGTTCACGCCCACTTTGGTAAAAAGCGTGGAGTTTATCTAGGTGAAGTCACGCGCATCCGCAACGAACAAATTACAGTCAGACTGGAAGCACCAGTCAAACCAGGAGATGGAATTGTGTTTGACTGCGGTCATCCAGAGGCGAAGGAAGAAGGCGGTCGCGTTTATGGAGTGGTTCACAAAGGTAAAGAAGCTTTACTGACCTTTGGCCGCAGTGACTTGAACCTGCGCCGGCTGCATGTGGGCGATAAAGTTTGGAAAACCAGCGACCCAGAACTCGATAAGCAATTACGCCAGAGTTTTGCAGGCGACAACCCACAATTTCAGCGTCCCATTGATTTAGAAGTTTATGGAGAAGTTGGTCAGCCATTGATTGCGATCGCCCGCGATCAATTTGGTAACATCGTACAAGTAGAGTCTGTAATTTCACTAGTGGAGGCACACACCAAACCCTTGAATCAAGACCGTTTGCAAGAACAGTTAGGTCGTCTTGGTAACACTCCTTTCTCCTTGGGAACACTCACCAATCACCTCAGCGGTACTGTTATGCTACCCGTAAGTGAGTTGAATAGGATGCGGCGAGAAATCGTCACCCAGTTGGAAGAATTACGAAGTCAACCAAAACGCTGGCAACTACGTTCTGATGTTTCTTTCCAGGACTTACTCCCCTCCTCATCCCCCTCATCCCCCTCATCCCCCTCACTCATCGTCCTAGTACGCAACCTCAAGCAACTCCAAGCCGCCCTCCAAACTGGTGTTGAAACACTGTACTGCGAATTTGAAGACCCCCGCGCCTACCGAGAAGCAGTGCAAATGGTACACCAACACAGGCACTACTCCTCACTCCCCACCATCTGGGTTGCACCACCCCGAATTATCAAACCTGGGGAAAACTGGATTTTACAACAAGTGCGTGCTTCCAAGGCAGATGGGTATTTAGTGCGGAACTATGACCAACTACAATTCTTTGCAGCAGACCGTTGTGTAGGAGATTTTTCCCTTAACGTTGCTAACCCTTTAACCGCAGACTACTTTCAGCAGCACTTTGCTTTGGAAAGGTTGACAGCATCCTATGACCTAAATATCACCCAACTGGAAGATTTACTCACCAGTTGTCCGCCCGATTGGTTTGAAGTGACGATTCATCAACATATGCCGATGTTCCATATGGAACATTGTGTATTTTGTGCTTTTCTTTCTACCGGGACAGATTATACTAACTGTGGGCGACCTTGCGAAAAGCATGAAGTGAAATTAAGCGATCGCGTCGGTAGCCAACATGTCCTACAGGCTGATGCAGGCTGTCGCAACACAGTATTTAATGGCACTGCCCAAACGGGAGCAGAATACGTACAGCGGCTTATAGAATTGGGATTGCGCTACTTCCGTATTGAGTTTGTTAACGAAACACCAGAACAAGTTAAAAAAACGATACAACGGTATCATCAGCTACTACAAGGTGAGATTACAGGTTCCCAACTCTGGCGAGAGTTGAAGTTGCAAAATCAACTGGGTGTAACTCGTGGGCCTTTGGGTGTCTCTGCACTCAGGTGA
- a CDS encoding CPXCG motif-containing cysteine-rich protein gives MQTTAEYYCAYCGEPNLTFIDLSAGSQQSYVEDCQVCCNPNILYVRVDEDTLDIEIDTEYEG, from the coding sequence ATGCAAACAACAGCTGAGTATTACTGCGCCTATTGCGGCGAACCTAACTTAACTTTTATTGATTTGAGTGCTGGTTCACAACAATCTTATGTAGAAGATTGTCAAGTTTGCTGTAACCCAAATATTTTATATGTGCGGGTTGATGAAGACACCTTAGATATCGAAATTGATACTGAATACGAAGGCTAA
- a CDS encoding DUF29 domain-containing protein yields MSKATNYDQDFLLWTQQQAEYLKKGRWAELDVEHLVEELEALGRSEQKELGSYLQVLIMHLLKCQFQPEKRTQSWDNTLSNCRDKIQDCLEDTPSLQRFLEDSVCIRKYYRRACRDAAKETQKSIENFPAECPFTIEQILNPNFLA; encoded by the coding sequence ATGAGCAAAGCAACGAACTACGACCAAGACTTTCTATTGTGGACACAACAACAAGCCGAGTACTTGAAGAAAGGACGTTGGGCTGAGTTGGACGTTGAACATTTGGTAGAGGAACTAGAGGCTTTGGGCCGCAGTGAACAGAAAGAACTTGGTAGCTATTTGCAGGTATTGATAATGCACTTGCTTAAATGCCAATTTCAACCTGAAAAAAGAACTCAAAGCTGGGATAATACACTTTCAAACTGCCGAGATAAAATTCAAGATTGTTTGGAAGATACTCCCAGTTTACAGCGTTTTCTTGAAGATTCAGTGTGCATACGAAAATACTATCGACGTGCTTGTCGAGATGCAGCTAAAGAAACTCAAAAATCTATAGAAAATTTTCCCGCTGAATGTCCTTTTACCATTGAACAGATTCTTAACCCAAATTTCTTAGCTTAA
- a CDS encoding extracellular solute-binding protein: MDRRSFLLGTGGLALSQLLVGCGNNNQIKLNVQLLKGSVPSQVVNEFRQSLQQQVQLKFAPVEQIRDLFKQLQGWQNKSKAPDEQWWTRLIPFRQSPTTAVADLVTLGDYWLKAAIEEKLIQPLPEVEAKQLKQWSALDEKWQTLVRRNEQGDLDSQGKIWAAPYRWGSTVIVYNRDKFKQLSWKPQDWSDLWRDELRSRISLLNQPREVVGLVLKKLGKSYNTEDINTVPELEKQLKALNQQVKFYSSNTYLEPLISGDTWLAVGWSSDVVPVLGRYPQLAAVTPQSGTAIWADLWVRPAGVATSALSSQWLDFCWQPGIAKQISLLTKSNSPISTNIVASDLQESVQKLLQSNHEVFAKSEFLLPLPLSVVKEYESLFTKIKQG, encoded by the coding sequence ATGGATCGACGGTCTTTTTTGCTTGGGACGGGTGGACTTGCACTTTCGCAGCTGCTGGTTGGGTGTGGTAACAACAACCAGATAAAACTAAACGTGCAGCTATTGAAAGGTTCTGTTCCAAGTCAGGTGGTTAATGAATTTCGCCAAAGTTTACAGCAACAAGTGCAGTTAAAGTTTGCCCCAGTCGAGCAGATACGAGATTTATTTAAGCAATTGCAAGGTTGGCAAAACAAATCAAAAGCCCCTGATGAGCAGTGGTGGACTCGCTTGATACCATTTAGACAATCTCCAACAACTGCTGTGGCAGACCTTGTTACCTTGGGAGATTACTGGCTCAAAGCCGCAATTGAGGAGAAACTAATTCAACCACTCCCAGAAGTGGAGGCTAAACAGTTAAAACAGTGGTCTGCTTTGGATGAAAAATGGCAAACACTGGTAAGGCGTAACGAACAAGGCGATTTGGATAGTCAAGGGAAAATTTGGGCTGCTCCTTATCGTTGGGGCAGTACGGTAATTGTTTACAATCGTGACAAGTTCAAACAATTGAGTTGGAAGCCGCAGGATTGGAGTGATTTATGGAGAGATGAATTGCGATCGCGGATTTCCTTACTCAATCAACCCAGAGAAGTAGTTGGTTTAGTCTTAAAAAAACTAGGAAAATCCTACAATACAGAAGATATTAACACAGTACCAGAATTAGAAAAACAACTAAAAGCATTAAACCAACAGGTGAAGTTCTACAGTTCCAACACCTATCTGGAACCTTTAATTAGTGGAGACACCTGGCTAGCAGTTGGTTGGTCAAGTGATGTAGTGCCAGTTCTGGGACGTTATCCCCAACTTGCTGCCGTTACTCCTCAGTCAGGAACAGCAATTTGGGCAGATTTATGGGTACGCCCGGCAGGGGTTGCCACAAGTGCTTTATCATCGCAATGGCTTGATTTTTGTTGGCAACCAGGCATTGCTAAACAAATTTCTCTGCTGACTAAAAGTAATTCGCCAATTTCTACAAATATTGTTGCCTCAGACCTCCAGGAATCTGTGCAGAAGCTTTTACAGAGTAATCACGAAGTTTTCGCCAAAAGTGAATTTTTGCTTCCCTTACCCTTATCAGTGGTAAAAGAGTACGAATCTTTATTCACCAAAATCAAACAAGGATGA
- the aroC gene encoding chorismate synthase, with product MGSTFGNLFQISTFGESHGGGVGVVIDGCPPQLEISAEEIQVELDRRKPGQSKITTPRKEADSCEILSGVFEGKTLGTPIAILVRNKDTRSQDYDEMVNTYRPSHADATYDAKYGIRNWQGGGRSSARETIGRVAAGAIAKKILRQVANVEIIGYVKRIKDLEGIVDPNTLTLEQVESNIVRCPDVECAERMIELIEQTGRQGDSIGGVVECVARNVPKGLGEPVFDKLEADIAKGVMSLPASKGFEIGSGFGGTLLTGIEHNDEFYIDENGEIRTVTNRSGGIQGGISNGENIILRVAFKPTATIRKEQKTVTREGEETVLAAKGRHDPCVLPRAVPMVEAMVALVLCDHLLRHHGQCKVL from the coding sequence ATGGGTAGCACTTTTGGCAATTTATTTCAGATCAGCACTTTTGGCGAGTCCCACGGCGGCGGTGTGGGGGTTGTAATTGATGGTTGTCCTCCACAACTGGAAATTTCTGCCGAAGAGATTCAAGTAGAATTAGACAGAAGAAAGCCAGGACAAAGTAAAATTACCACACCTCGCAAAGAAGCTGATTCCTGTGAGATTTTGTCTGGGGTGTTTGAAGGCAAAACCTTGGGTACACCGATCGCAATTTTAGTGCGGAATAAAGACACGCGATCGCAAGATTACGACGAGATGGTGAATACATATCGCCCTTCTCATGCAGATGCCACTTATGATGCTAAGTATGGCATTCGCAATTGGCAAGGTGGCGGTAGGTCGTCAGCGCGTGAGACAATTGGACGAGTAGCAGCTGGTGCGATCGCTAAAAAAATTCTCCGTCAAGTCGCTAATGTGGAAATCATCGGTTACGTGAAGCGCATCAAGGATTTGGAAGGCATTGTTGATCCGAATACCCTCACTTTAGAACAAGTGGAAAGCAACATTGTCCGCTGTCCCGATGTTGAATGTGCCGAACGCATGATTGAATTAATTGAACAAACAGGTAGACAAGGTGATTCTATCGGTGGCGTTGTCGAATGTGTGGCGCGAAATGTTCCCAAAGGTTTAGGTGAACCAGTATTTGATAAATTGGAAGCAGATATTGCTAAAGGTGTGATGTCTCTTCCTGCTAGCAAAGGTTTTGAAATTGGTTCCGGTTTTGGCGGAACACTACTCACGGGCATTGAACATAACGACGAATTTTATATTGATGAAAATGGAGAAATTCGCACTGTAACTAACCGTTCTGGTGGGATTCAAGGTGGAATTTCTAACGGAGAAAATATTATTTTACGAGTTGCGTTTAAGCCGACGGCAACAATTAGAAAAGAACAAAAAACAGTGACTCGTGAAGGTGAAGAAACAGTATTAGCTGCAAAAGGACGGCATGATCCTTGTGTGTTACCGCGTGCAGTTCCGATGGTGGAAGCGATGGTAGCTTTGGTGCTGTGCGACCATTTACTGCGGCATCATGGACAGTGTAAAGTGTTGTAG
- a CDS encoding radical SAM protein: protein MTSSVFASERLLFTPTTPNKDAIPVIFAFPNEYSVGITSLGYQLVWATLAIRDDVEVSRLFTDIHEQLPRKPEIVGFSISWELDYVNILNLLESLEIPIRATNRDDSHAIIFGGGPVLTANPEPFADFFDVILLGDGENLLGNFIEAYKDVRNASRQTQLKALAQIPGIYVPSLYEVEYQTIDGAVKSIKPISSEIPAVVEKQTYRGNILSASTVVTEKAAWENIYMVEVVRSCPEMCRFCLASYLTLPFRTASLESSLIPAIERGLKVTNRLGLLGASVTQHPEFEALLDYINQPKYDDVRLSIASVRTNTVTEQLAKTLAQRDTRSLTIAIESGSEKLRQIINKKLHNHEIIQAAANAKTGGLSGLKLYGMVGIPGEEPEDLEQTVAMMRDVKKAAPGLRLTLGCSTFVPKAHTPFQWFGVNKQAEKRLQLLQKQLKPQGIDFRPESYNWSIIQALLSRGDRRLSHLLELTRDFGDSLGSYKRAFKQLKGQLPDLDFYVHANWSTEQILPWSHLQGPLPQSTLLKHLADATSHFPTSQKGTVDWGLGIRDWVPN from the coding sequence GTGACATCATCTGTATTTGCCTCTGAACGCCTCCTATTCACCCCTACCACCCCCAACAAGGACGCCATACCAGTCATTTTTGCCTTTCCCAATGAGTACAGCGTCGGTATCACTAGCCTAGGCTATCAGCTGGTTTGGGCAACTTTGGCAATACGTGATGATGTGGAGGTGAGTCGCTTATTCACTGATATTCACGAACAATTACCCAGAAAGCCGGAAATTGTCGGATTTTCTATTTCTTGGGAATTGGATTATGTGAATATTTTAAACTTGCTGGAATCTTTAGAAATTCCCATTCGTGCAACTAACCGCGATGATTCTCATGCCATCATTTTTGGTGGTGGCCCTGTTCTCACTGCTAACCCCGAACCATTTGCAGATTTCTTTGATGTAATTTTGCTGGGCGATGGCGAAAACCTGCTAGGGAATTTCATTGAAGCCTACAAAGATGTGAGAAATGCTTCTAGACAAACTCAACTAAAAGCACTTGCACAAATACCAGGAATTTATGTTCCAAGTTTGTATGAAGTGGAATATCAAACAATAGATGGTGCAGTTAAGTCAATTAAACCAATTTCATCGGAAATTCCCGCAGTCGTGGAAAAGCAGACTTATCGCGGAAATATTTTGTCAGCATCAACTGTCGTTACAGAAAAGGCAGCTTGGGAAAATATTTACATGGTGGAAGTGGTAAGAAGCTGTCCAGAAATGTGCCGCTTTTGTTTGGCGAGTTATCTAACATTGCCTTTTAGAACGGCGAGTTTAGAAAGTTCGTTAATTCCAGCTATTGAAAGAGGTTTAAAAGTTACAAATCGGCTAGGATTATTGGGTGCTTCAGTAACTCAACATCCAGAATTTGAAGCATTATTAGATTATATTAATCAGCCAAAATATGATGATGTGCGTCTGAGTATTGCCTCAGTGCGAACTAATACAGTAACAGAACAGTTAGCCAAAACATTGGCGCAAAGAGACACGCGATCGCTTACCATTGCTATAGAAAGTGGTTCAGAAAAATTGCGACAAATCATCAACAAAAAGCTGCATAATCATGAAATCATCCAAGCAGCCGCAAATGCCAAAACTGGTGGCTTGTCAGGCTTGAAACTCTACGGTATGGTAGGAATTCCCGGTGAAGAACCAGAAGATTTAGAGCAAACTGTGGCAATGATGCGTGATGTTAAAAAAGCTGCACCAGGATTACGGTTAACACTAGGTTGTAGCACCTTTGTCCCCAAAGCACATACACCTTTTCAGTGGTTTGGAGTGAATAAGCAAGCAGAAAAGCGGTTGCAATTATTACAAAAACAACTCAAACCACAGGGGATAGATTTTCGCCCAGAAAGCTATAATTGGTCAATCATACAAGCTTTGTTATCAAGAGGCGATCGCCGACTTTCCCATCTTCTAGAACTTACCCGCGACTTTGGCGATTCTTTGGGTAGCTATAAACGTGCTTTTAAGCAACTCAAAGGACAACTCCCCGACTTAGATTTTTATGTCCACGCCAATTGGTCAACAGAGCAAATTTTACCCTGGAGTCACTTGCAAGGGCCTCTACCACAGTCTACACTACTAAAGCATTTAGCTGATGCTACCAGTCATTTTCCCACATCTCAAAAGGGGACTGTGGACTGGGGATTAGGGATTAGGGACTGGGTTCCAAATTGA
- a CDS encoding LysR family transcriptional regulator, whose amino-acid sequence MELRHLRYFVTLAEELHFSRAAERLHIAQPPLSQQIRQLEKELGFELFHRTKRNVQLTEAGQVFLSEVQQILRQLQQAIQVGQQTSRGEVGQLVVGFVSSAAYNILPNILRNFRCFVPGVSLELHELTTDQQLEWLRSGRLDIGFVRPPVEENTFSWEIIFQESLMVALPETHWLANQSDVCLTSLANEPFILFPRILAPGLYDLIISLCQQAGFSPTVTQEAIQMQTIVSLVAADMGVAIVPASLQNLQRTGVVYQNIQESTPKVAIAMIWRRNQTSPTIQGFLKVVRQVI is encoded by the coding sequence ATGGAACTACGGCATCTGCGGTATTTTGTGACTTTGGCAGAAGAATTACACTTTAGCAGGGCGGCGGAAAGATTACACATTGCCCAACCTCCCCTCAGTCAACAAATTCGGCAGCTAGAAAAAGAATTGGGGTTTGAATTGTTTCACCGCACTAAACGAAATGTGCAATTAACCGAAGCAGGGCAAGTTTTTCTGAGTGAAGTGCAACAAATTCTCAGACAATTGCAACAGGCAATTCAAGTTGGACAACAAACTAGTCGAGGCGAAGTTGGACAGTTGGTAGTCGGCTTTGTGAGTTCGGCAGCATATAATATTTTGCCAAATATTCTGCGGAATTTTCGGTGTTTTGTCCCTGGTGTCAGTTTAGAGTTACATGAATTGACTACAGATCAACAGTTAGAGTGGTTGCGGTCAGGTAGGCTGGATATAGGCTTCGTGCGTCCGCCTGTAGAAGAAAATACATTTAGTTGGGAGATAATTTTTCAAGAGTCGCTGATGGTGGCACTTCCTGAGACACATTGGCTAGCAAATCAATCTGATGTTTGTTTAACATCGCTTGCCAATGAACCGTTTATTTTATTTCCTAGAATCTTAGCGCCAGGACTCTACGACTTAATTATTAGTTTGTGTCAGCAAGCAGGCTTTAGTCCCACGGTTACTCAAGAAGCCATCCAGATGCAAACGATTGTTAGCTTAGTCGCAGCTGATATGGGTGTGGCAATAGTGCCAGCATCTTTGCAAAACTTACAACGGACAGGGGTAGTTTATCAGAATATCCAAGAATCTACCCCAAAAGTTGCTATTGCTATGATTTGGCGACGAAACCAGACATCACCAACTATCCAGGGGTTTTTGAAGGTAGTTCGCCAAGTTATATAA
- a CDS encoding cyclase, which yields MLHFTHSSIINAPLEVVWKFHERPDILQLLNPPWQPVQVVRREGGLEVGAITEFRLFIGPLPLTWLARHTECEKYRLFTDTQISGPFESWVHRHQFEPEDGKTKLTDAISFSLPGGETVEFISGWLLQAQLEAMFRYRHYVTKRECESNNS from the coding sequence ATGCTGCACTTTACACATTCCTCAATCATTAATGCGCCACTAGAAGTAGTTTGGAAATTTCACGAAAGGCCAGATATTTTGCAACTGTTAAATCCGCCTTGGCAACCAGTTCAAGTAGTCCGTCGTGAGGGAGGATTAGAAGTGGGTGCTATTACAGAATTTCGACTATTTATAGGGCCATTACCCTTAACTTGGTTAGCGCGTCACACTGAATGTGAAAAATATCGCCTGTTTACCGATACACAAATATCTGGGCCTTTTGAATCTTGGGTACATCGACATCAATTTGAACCCGAAGATGGCAAAACTAAGTTAACTGATGCTATTTCCTTTTCTCTACCTGGTGGAGAAACAGTAGAATTTATCAGTGGTTGGTTATTGCAAGCACAACTAGAAGCAATGTTCCGCTACCGCCACTATGTAACTAAAAGAGAGTGCGAGTCAAATAATTCCTAA
- a CDS encoding SemiSWEET family sugar transporter: MDFLTILGLAAATITTISFLPQMFKTWQTKSAKDVSFMTLITFITGVFLWLIYGIYLQSLPIILANAVTLVFNLIILWLKIKYR, from the coding sequence ATGGATTTTCTCACAATTTTAGGATTAGCTGCCGCCACAATTACCACAATCTCTTTTTTGCCACAAATGTTTAAAACTTGGCAAACCAAATCAGCAAAAGATGTTTCTTTTATGACGCTGATTACATTTATAACTGGAGTTTTTTTGTGGTTAATTTATGGAATATATCTCCAATCGTTACCAATTATTCTTGCTAACGCCGTAACATTGGTTTTTAACTTGATAATTCTATGGCTTAAAATTAAATATAGATAA
- a CDS encoding DUF1778 domain-containing protein, translating to MSEASSAKNCRIDLRVTQEQKELLERAASLKGISLSAYTLFHLLPAAKQDIDVHERLVLSNRDRDLFMSVMENPPELKGKLKSAIHKYRQKYGK from the coding sequence ATGTCAGAAGCATCATCTGCAAAAAATTGCCGCATTGATTTACGAGTTACTCAAGAACAAAAAGAACTCTTAGAACGTGCTGCTAGTCTTAAAGGAATTTCTTTGAGTGCTTATACACTATTTCATCTTTTACCAGCTGCAAAACAAGATATAGACGTTCATGAAAGGCTAGTACTATCTAATCGTGATAGAGATTTATTTATGTCAGTGATGGAAAATCCGCCGGAATTGAAAGGAAAACTTAAATCTGCTATTCACAAATATAGACAGAAGTATGGCAAGTGA